The following are encoded in a window of Acidobacteriota bacterium genomic DNA:
- a CDS encoding cytochrome P460 family protein yields the protein MPTDLALCERLEKQVREPGALPLDEYETVLQEYLLGYCHRNSKAGWKRDKRIRDTGPYIATLEDGQWVGNYHGTHAPVVIWYSPEMMKWLKANRPEEDGAAPTQVQPIPDGAVLVKEMFQPPTEPCFDIDPLRLFPTSGAAIMVRDRQASHDGWFWGWFGMEAVSPDWPPPPQNSYPNMGFGQYCVNCHASAQDNLTFSSLTNIEGEPGEPLVFLSQGFFAAQVKPSHHRLVTLPTDDAARLGQPLYGYNPEVVKTFPATPLPRPTWNSVEMMPSETYDNVWVQAGKITPASQFITSDQCIGCHDAGGTGLQFDMTTPNPHGDNLINLSPYATWRTSPMGLGGRDPIFFAQLASEIDTFHPDESELIQDTCLGCHGILGQRQFAIDQPDVPGREQDENCDPFLRRYANSVPYPDDNPTAPLAQYGALARDGISCTACHHMVLTEAEREEYAKLPQNNCLEKRQDFLNPGLEGFAKTFTGSFVVGSPGELYGPFDDPKTMPMDHALGIVPVAKADMTSSEVCGSCHTVHLPVFHDGKILRRTYEQTTYPEWAFSAYRTGSTPDGPLPGGAGDRPETCQQCHMPSATDDGTPFESKIAGIQEFSNFPQAEYNLSPEDIDLPVRRDYAHHDLVGLNVFFLKMAQQFPDVLGIRTQDPMLTSKGLDPLIYTEQVMIDNAETYTARISVGQLERTDEVLSATVQVENLTGHKFPSGVGFRRAFLEVSVLDARGEVLWASGRTNGAGLLIDDQGDPLPGELWWKDDCSGLLNPDKLVYQPHYQVIESQDQVQIYQELVTAPADVPDPQCGEDPTPGGHFTTSFLSICHEEKDNRLLPHGFLPYGERLEISQALGAGERLARETGSDGVGDDPDYDCSKGPCGGGDSLIYKVPLAELSRPPASVQATLYYQATPPYYLQDRFCTSKSADTQRLYFLTGHLNLAGTQAEDWKLELVSATAKLPAKLKPAQTSSAR from the coding sequence GTGCCGACGGATTTGGCGTTGTGTGAGCGGTTGGAGAAGCAGGTGCGGGAGCCGGGGGCGTTGCCGTTGGATGAGTATGAGACGGTGCTGCAGGAGTATCTGCTGGGCTATTGCCACCGGAATTCGAAGGCGGGGTGGAAGCGGGACAAGCGGATTCGGGATACAGGCCCCTACATCGCCACCCTGGAGGATGGCCAGTGGGTGGGGAACTACCACGGAACGCATGCGCCGGTAGTGATTTGGTACTCGCCGGAAATGATGAAGTGGCTGAAGGCCAATCGGCCCGAGGAGGACGGAGCTGCTCCAACGCAGGTCCAGCCCATTCCCGACGGAGCCGTCCTGGTCAAGGAAATGTTCCAGCCGCCCACCGAGCCCTGCTTCGACATCGACCCGCTCCGCCTCTTCCCCACCAGCGGCGCGGCGATCATGGTGCGGGACCGGCAGGCCTCCCACGACGGCTGGTTCTGGGGCTGGTTCGGGATGGAAGCGGTGTCCCCGGACTGGCCACCGCCACCGCAGAACTCCTACCCCAACATGGGCTTTGGCCAATATTGCGTCAACTGCCACGCTTCGGCTCAGGACAATCTGACCTTCTCCTCCCTGACCAATATCGAGGGCGAGCCCGGCGAGCCGCTGGTCTTCCTCAGCCAGGGCTTCTTCGCCGCACAGGTGAAGCCCAGCCACCACCGGCTGGTGACCCTACCCACCGACGACGCGGCGCGCCTGGGGCAGCCCCTCTACGGCTACAACCCGGAGGTGGTGAAGACCTTCCCCGCCACCCCCTTGCCCCGGCCGACCTGGAACTCGGTGGAGATGATGCCGTCGGAGACCTACGACAATGTGTGGGTGCAGGCCGGGAAGATCACCCCGGCGAGTCAGTTCATCACCTCGGACCAATGCATCGGCTGCCACGACGCCGGCGGCACCGGTCTGCAATTCGACATGACCACCCCCAATCCCCACGGGGACAACCTGATCAACCTCAGCCCCTACGCCACCTGGCGCACCTCGCCCATGGGTCTCGGGGGCCGGGACCCCATCTTCTTCGCCCAGCTGGCCAGCGAGATCGACACCTTCCATCCCGACGAGTCGGAGCTGATTCAGGACACCTGCCTGGGCTGCCACGGCATTCTCGGCCAGCGCCAATTCGCCATCGACCAGCCGGACGTGCCGGGGCGCGAGCAGGATGAGAACTGCGATCCCTTCCTGCGCCGCTACGCCAACTCGGTCCCCTACCCCGACGACAACCCCACGGCGCCGCTGGCCCAATACGGCGCCCTGGCCCGGGACGGTATCTCCTGCACCGCCTGCCACCACATGGTGCTCACCGAGGCGGAGCGCGAGGAGTACGCCAAGCTGCCCCAAAACAACTGCCTCGAGAAGCGTCAGGACTTTCTCAATCCGGGCCTGGAGGGATTCGCCAAGACCTTCACCGGCAGCTTTGTGGTGGGCTCCCCGGGGGAGCTCTACGGACCCTTCGACGACCCCAAAACCATGCCTATGGACCATGCCCTGGGCATCGTCCCGGTGGCCAAGGCGGATATGACCAGCTCGGAGGTCTGCGGCTCCTGCCATACGGTGCATCTGCCGGTCTTCCACGACGGCAAGATCCTGCGCCGCACCTATGAGCAGACCACCTACCCCGAATGGGCCTTCAGCGCCTACCGCACCGGTTCTACCCCCGATGGCCCCCTTCCCGGCGGCGCCGGCGACCGGCCGGAGACTTGCCAGCAATGCCATATGCCCAGCGCCACCGACGACGGCACTCCCTTCGAGAGCAAGATCGCCGGCATCCAGGAGTTCTCCAACTTCCCCCAGGCCGAGTACAACCTGAGCCCGGAGGACATCGACCTGCCGGTGCGCCGGGATTACGCCCATCACGACCTGGTGGGGCTGAACGTCTTCTTCCTCAAGATGGCCCAGCAATTCCCCGACGTGCTGGGCATTCGCACCCAAGACCCGATGCTCACCTCCAAGGGATTGGACCCGCTGATCTACACCGAACAGGTGATGATCGACAACGCCGAGACCTACACTGCCCGCATTTCCGTCGGGCAGCTGGAGCGCACCGACGAGGTCCTCAGCGCCACCGTGCAGGTGGAAAACCTCACCGGCCACAAATTCCCCTCCGGCGTCGGCTTCCGCCGAGCATTCTTGGAAGTCTCGGTGCTCGACGCCCGCGGCGAGGTGCTGTGGGCCTCCGGCCGCACCAACGGCGCCGGCCTGTTGATCGACGACCAGGGCGATCCGCTGCCCGGCGAGCTGTGGTGGAAGGACGATTGCTCCGGCCTGCTCAATCCGGACAAGCTGGTCTATCAGCCCCACTACCAGGTCATCGAGAGCCAGGACCAGGTGCAGATCTACCAGGAGCTGGTCACCGCGCCGGCGGACGTCCCCGACCCCCAATGCGGCGAGGACCCCACCCCCGGCGGCCACTTCACCACCAGCTTCCTATCCATCTGTCACGAGGAAAAGGACAACCGCCTGCTACCCCACGGTTTCCTGCCCTACGGGGAGCGATTGGAAATCTCCCAGGCCCTGGGGGCCGGCGAGCGGCTCGCCCGGGAGACCGGCTCCGACGGCGTCGGCGACGACCCGGACTACGATTGTTCGAAGGGACCCTGCGGCGGCGGCGACTCGCTCATCTACAAGGTGCCTCTGGCGGAGCTCTCCCGGCCCCCGGCCAGCGTCCAGGCCACTCTCTACTACCAGGCGACGCCGCCGTACTACCTGCAAGACCGCTTCTGCACCTCGAAGAGCGCCGACACCCAGCGCCTCTACTTCCTCACCGGCCACCTCAACCTGGCCGGCACCCAGGCCGAGGATTGGAAGCTCGAGCTGGTCAGCGCTACGGCCAAGCTGCCGGCGAAGCTGAAGCCGGCGCAGACGTCGAGTGCGCGCTGA
- a CDS encoding carbonic anhydrase: MMTAQEALSRLREGNQRFVAGALRTSSAVSHQERAALVAGQSPFAIVLGCSDSRVPVEMVFDQGLGDLFVIRVAGNVVSPSQVGSVEFAAATFGTPLVVVLGHSTCGAVTATLNELQRPAENQSPNLRSIVERITPAVASLLETELKDRPEELVAKAVRANVRASAHGLRHGSRILEDLIAAGKLLVVGAEYDLATGVVDFFDGVPTGC; this comes from the coding sequence ATGATGACTGCACAAGAAGCGCTTAGCCGTCTCCGCGAGGGGAACCAACGATTCGTTGCAGGAGCCCTGCGCACCAGCTCCGCGGTGAGCCATCAGGAACGCGCTGCGCTGGTGGCGGGACAGAGTCCCTTCGCTATCGTCCTCGGCTGCTCCGACTCCCGGGTGCCGGTGGAGATGGTCTTCGACCAGGGGTTGGGAGACCTCTTCGTCATCCGGGTGGCGGGCAACGTCGTGTCGCCTTCCCAGGTCGGCAGCGTCGAATTCGCCGCCGCCACCTTCGGCACGCCGCTGGTGGTGGTGCTTGGCCACTCCACCTGCGGTGCCGTCACCGCCACCCTCAACGAGCTACAGCGGCCGGCAGAGAACCAAAGCCCCAACCTCCGCTCCATCGTCGAGCGCATCACCCCGGCGGTGGCGAGCCTGCTGGAGACCGAGCTCAAAGATCGCCCCGAGGAGCTGGTGGCGAAGGCGGTCCGCGCCAACGTCCGCGCCTCCGCTCATGGCCTCCGCCACGGCTCGCGCATCCTCGAAGACCTCATCGCCGCCGGGAAGCTCCTGGTGGTGGGCGCCGAGTACGACCTCGCTACCGGTGTGGTGGACTTCTTTGACGGGGTGCCGACGGGCTGCTAG
- a CDS encoding ThuA domain-containing protein: MRSISTSTHGPILGSLTAPLLSAFSLSTLALTFLTPATAPAFAEEPLDVLLFTRAEGFVHGSISDGIAMIEDIAMEEQHTLTVTAKTDLFTAGSLAAFDVVVWLSTTGDVLDDPEQAAFEGFIQNGGGYVGIHAAADCEYDWPWYGDLLGNGAWFRSHPAIQTATLVLEDPEHPGAGFPDAMTSFEEEWYNFRANPRPAVNVLYTLDESSYDPGGGAMGDDHPIVWAHDFQGGRAFYTALGHRSQTYSDLRFKNQIRGAIRWAAGAVFSDGFESGDFGDWSRVEPGKLERHRLGFQKP, from the coding sequence ATGCGCTCGATCTCGACCTCAACCCACGGTCCAATTCTTGGCAGCCTCACGGCGCCCCTTCTCTCGGCCTTCTCGCTGAGCACCCTGGCCCTCACTTTCCTCACCCCGGCCACGGCTCCGGCCTTCGCGGAAGAGCCCCTCGACGTGCTCCTCTTCACCCGCGCCGAGGGCTTCGTCCACGGCTCCATCTCCGACGGCATCGCCATGATCGAAGACATCGCCATGGAGGAGCAGCACACGCTGACGGTGACCGCCAAGACCGATCTCTTCACCGCCGGATCTCTTGCCGCCTTCGATGTCGTGGTCTGGCTTTCCACCACCGGGGACGTCCTTGACGATCCGGAACAGGCGGCCTTCGAGGGCTTCATCCAGAACGGCGGAGGTTACGTAGGGATCCACGCCGCCGCCGACTGCGAGTACGACTGGCCCTGGTACGGCGACCTGCTGGGCAACGGCGCCTGGTTCCGCTCCCACCCCGCCATCCAGACCGCCACCTTGGTGCTCGAAGATCCGGAGCATCCCGGCGCCGGCTTCCCTGACGCCATGACCTCCTTCGAGGAGGAGTGGTACAACTTCCGCGCCAATCCCCGCCCCGCGGTCAACGTCCTCTACACCCTGGACGAAAGCTCCTACGACCCCGGCGGCGGCGCCATGGGGGACGATCACCCCATCGTCTGGGCCCACGACTTCCAAGGCGGCCGCGCTTTCTACACTGCCCTCGGCCACCGCAGTCAGACCTACTCCGACCTACGCTTCAAGAACCAAATCCGCGGCGCCATCCGCTGGGCCGCCGGCGCGGTCTTCTCCGATGGTTTCGAGTCGGGGGATTTCGGTGATTGGTCGCGGGTGGAGCCGGGGAAGTTGGAGCGGCACCGTTTAGGGTTTCAGAAACCGTAG
- a CDS encoding putative toxin-antitoxin system toxin component, PIN family, whose translation MSDPGLRVVLDTNVLLVSISSRSKFHWIFRALLEGRFVLVLSNEILSEYEEIIGRKLSPTVALDVVRTLLFLPNVERIEPSFRWRLIPADPDDDKFVDCAVAGNAPLLITQDRHFEALRELDFPPLEPLSIEDFENLLLAPGRSS comes from the coding sequence ATGAGTGATCCCGGTCTCCGCGTCGTTCTCGATACCAACGTTCTTCTCGTCTCCATCTCGTCCCGCTCGAAATTCCACTGGATCTTCCGGGCCCTTCTGGAGGGTCGCTTCGTCTTGGTGCTCAGCAACGAGATTCTGAGTGAGTACGAAGAGATCATCGGCCGGAAGCTCAGCCCCACTGTTGCCCTCGATGTCGTTCGCACTCTCCTCTTCCTGCCCAACGTCGAGCGCATTGAGCCCTCGTTTCGCTGGCGGCTGATCCCTGCAGATCCAGACGACGACAAATTCGTCGACTGTGCCGTAGCCGGCAACGCACCCTTGCTGATCACCCAGGATCGGCATTTCGAAGCTCTCCGAGAATTGGACTTCCCTCCCCTCGAGCCTCTCAGCATCGAAGACTTTGAGAACCTCCTCCTGGCCCCAGGTCGCTCATCCTAG